GGCTTAATTTTATATGAAGTATATTTAACAACAGGGAGAGATCCCAGGATGAAACTCAAAACTAATTAAtccctttgtcaaaaaaaactaatctttAAAAACATGTAGAAAGTCGTTTTGAAGTGTTCAAAGTGGCAAAAAGTAAACAATTTGTGTAGATGGTGGAACTCATTCTGTTGCCTTTTCCAACATAGCGAGTCATCTACCCATCTAATAAACCGCTAGGTCAATCTTACATCAAATTCTGGTGAaagttttgaagtcatttgacaATACATGCACAGCATTTTAGTTGTTGgaataatattgtaaatttgaaaatacacCATGTGCCTTTCTGCTTGGCATACCCTAGAACTGTATCTACTGAAGAAAGAGAAGACAAGACGTGAAATTGACGTGATTCTAACATGGGATTTGAGTTATATTGGCTACAATTTTGTTTAGATCGTTGATTTGGTTCGCAGACATATTAACGTTAACATAACGGTtcgtcaaaaaagaaaaagttaaaacaacCCGGAAGTAACTTTTAATCAAACATCGTAGCTATTATAGCCGAACTGGATTATATGCTAATTTATGATAATCCCAGAAGCATGTAGAAACCTATGCCTTTTGCTTCTCAAAGCGTTTACGGTTTACGTAGACTGTTTAGAAACCCAACAAGGGAGGTCCATAGTTGGTATGAGGCTTTGACCCATATATAGACAAATCCTTTACCATTCTAACTCAACAGTGAACCACAACCATTTGATTTCTTGATTACGATATTGCATActatgttttaaaaagaaacgaTTTAAAGATACGATTCAACATATTGTATATATAGATCTTAGTGAATACAAAGTTTAAGCACCAGACCTCACCACTTGCTCTTTTACCACCTCCAATAAAAAAGTACACCAACATCAGTTCCAAAACCCCTTTTGGTTTCACCCAGTTGGAAAACAAAATCAGCTTATATATGATGGGCTTAGTAGACATACACCGTAAAAGTTTCATTACATGGTGGATTAGACTGCACCCTACGGTAGGGACCGGTTTCATTATTCTTCTAGTGTTATAAAGTATATTTACCTCGGCCGCACCGTTTGGCGCAATGATGTTCGCATTTGGACGTTTTTTTGGCTGAAAATGAAATAGTAttaaaaaggatatatagaaatgGAATATGTGTGTGTGGCAATTAAGAAAGAAGAGAGTATATACTCACGGTCACGCTGGACGCAGCCGGTGGTGCAACCGTCGTATCAGTCGCCGGGGCCTAAGTGAGCCTCCACCACCATGTCCGAGTTGGAAGATAAAGCCACCGGAATCAGAAGAGCTACCACTATCATCACTTGCgtcttcatgtttttttttggtgtaaaagtTAAGATTTATACCAggtttttctgttttttaaGGTTGTGGAAACCCACTTATTACAAAAAGAGAAATGcaagaacaaaagaaagaaaaaaacaaatctaaggAGGCTGAAAGGTGAGGGAGAAGAATAGCTGAAGCAGCAACAGAGACAGTGGTCTTGAAGGAGAGATGGAAAGGAGCCGATCCCGGATCAGCCGATCAACACACAAGATCACCCCTGCTTCTGAAGTGGCCACTTGCGTCTTCATGTTTTTCTCTCTCAGAGTTCCTTTCTCTTGCGTCTTCATGTTTTCTCTCTCAGGGTTCCTTTCTTACTTTTTTTGTGTTTGCCTTCGTGGGTATTTATAGAATGTCCTTGTTGCCAGGTTTGACCACTAGTACATGTACATGTGTCATGATTGTtttagatcctaaaatctacactaaaaATTTGTTAGTGATCGGGAGTTAAatcaggagaagataaatgatgtaggcaacgatatctttagaacacaacgatataaTCAGTTTCCGGTAGGCAAAAATGGACTTTTATTGATGAACgagatcgaatacaatgagtaAAATAAGATCGAATGTTACAACGAGATTGTTAAGAGAAAAGATATAAAGATCGATGAAAACAAGGTCCAAGTGTGGGTGTAGCTCTTtttagggttttcaacgtgtcctcCTCCGTGTGTGTTCTCCTTCTCTTTATAGTAGGTCGACTTTGTGATCTCCGTAACCATTCCGCGATCTCCGTATCCTGTTCCGCGAACTCCGGGACCTCGAGGTCTCCGTCTCGAGCTCGTATGCCTGCAATGGGCTCCAATTCTTTATGGCCCACATCTTTGACTGTGGCCCATTAATGTATTGACCGAAATTGGAtccaacatttgtcccccaGTCTCTTTTGATTTGATTGAAAAGAAAAGAGGTGGTTAGTTATTAACTCGGGTTTCATCGTTTGGTAACCGATGCGATTTTGGTTTGAATCAATGATGATTCTTGAAAAACCGTTGTTTGGCGCGTTTTTTCCTTTTTACGCGTAACGGCTATATTAGCCGCCGCTAGGGTGAGGCCTAGGTCATCATTATCTTTCTCGAGAATGATGATATAGCCGTTAGGATGGTTATAAATACGTGAGAGATTTCTTTTTTCGTTTCAACTCCGATTCTTTTTCCTCATCTCTCTTTTGCTTTTGCTCTAAGATTTCTTGATCGCTGAACTTGAGATGTCTTCATCGTTCAGTTTTTCTCGTCCAACGACTACGACCGATGATCTTGAGGATCTCTACAAGGTGTACGAGGTTGATCGCGCCATCGTTCTAGATTTGGCCGGCGCGACTGAGACTCCTGAAACCGTACGGGGAGGGTATTGCAGAgcctatctttctttctttcactcTTGCTGTCTTACCTTCCCGATTCAGGAGCATGTGCTCGAGATTCTAGCGGAGCTTTGATTATCGTTTACTCAAATCCTCCCAAATTTTCTTAGGCACCTTATTACGTTCTTGGTTAGGGCTAGGGAGGAAGGTATTTCTTTCGGCCACGGTGAGTTCCGACACCTCGTTCTGGTGAAGCGGAACAAGCAGAATCCGGTACCTTCCTTGTGTCTCCGCTCCCGGGTCGCCACGTCATCGAGGACGTCCCCTATCGCGATGAGAAGTGGCGCGAgcagtttttcttttttaaggtGGATCGAGCGTCTGTGGGAGATTTTGATTTCTCTCGACTTCCCCGGAATTGGGCTGAGAGTATCGGTTAGTTTTTAAATCTGAGTGTCAATCTTTCTCTTTGGGGAATTGGTGACTCAATTTCTCGTTTTTCTTTGATTGTTACAGCTTCTTCCGGAAGTTCTTTGATGTCAGACGAGATTCGTGGTCTGATCGGAGTCCTTCGGAGATGTCGTTTGAACTGGTCTTTGTTTGATCAGACTAGGATTCGAGCTGCTTTTGGCATGCCAGAAGAGACCAACAGGCCCCCCTCGGGTTAGGGGTTCTGAGGATGAGGCGGAACACTCCCGGGAAGTCGTTGCGACCCCTTCCGTTCAAGCTCAATCTTCAGATCGACTGGCTAGGCAGCTCGTGAGGAGGTCGTCGTTTCATGCTTCTGGGTCGGCATCAAGGAGCCGAGCTTCTGATAGACCTTCTTTGATCTCGATTCGGGACTCCGAATATGAAGGTGCTTCTTTGGAGGAGTAATCTCCAATCTCATTGAGCCCTTGTTCAGAAGATGAGACCGTTGCCGCGACCCATAGGCGGCGTCAGTCGTCGAAGGCCACCTTGCCCGGTCCATCTCGTCCTAGGCTTGTTCCTGAAGGCGATGGTTCTTTGTTTGTGGCTGAAGGCGACTTGATCTCTCTCGCCGGCCGCATGAGGTCTGCAGGCTGTCGTCTTCCGTCCCTTGCTTCTTCGGCCGAGAAGGAAGCTTACGCTAAGGTTGCGGTTGCGAGCTCTAAGGTTTGCTTCTCGTTCTCTTCCTTCTGAAATGCGCTTCAAGGTGCTTATTAGTCcgttttgatttctttttagGTGATGGAATCTTTCAACGAGTATGTTGTGGTGATGGAGGATCGCGTCGAGGCTTCTCGGAATGACAAGGAGATTGAAAGCATTGGTTCCGAGATTAAGAGGCTTTCAGAGGAACTTGAAGCCACCAAACGCGAGGGAAAAAAGGATGCTGAAAAGATCAAGGCTTTGACTGATGATTGGAGGAGAATTCAGCAGGagaacgaggctcttacgactcAGGTTGTTGCTTAGAGGGCCAAAATCGCGGCGCTTGAGATCGAGAGGGATCGGGATATTCGTCGTGTTTCTCGTATCGCTCGTCGTGATATCAAAATGCGATACCGAGAGGTCCTCGAATCCTTGAAGGAGTAATGGACGAGTACGAAGAAGGAAGTGTCCGCTGAGATCCAGTTGCAGGAGGTGATCGCCAACATCGATCTTCTGAATGAGCTTAAGGATGGGGTCCTAACCGTAGATGCAGAGCTTGCTCAtttgaaggagatggaaggaGATTGTTAAGGTCTTGTTTCTTCAGCCGCCGTGTCAGATTGGTCGATCTCCGAGCTCGATCATCCTCAAGTTTCAGAAGATTCAGTGGATCAAGTCGGGGGGGGTCGTCTATTCCCGAAGGATCCAATTCTAGTTAATCTCTTTTAATTGATatctttttgtattttgtatttttgttttccgCGATCTTCGATTGCGAGGTTTCGAATATCTTAAATGGATAAACACGATTTTCGGAAAATCTTTGCTTCCTTAGCCTTCGAAATTCTTTTCCTTAGGTCGTGGAGATACGGTGATGCCTTGGTCTTTATAAAGCCTTACTTCGTTTTAGGGTTTACCACAGTACTCCATTAGATTTTTTGTTCTTGCTTGTGAGGAGGACATGGCATCGAGAAGAACGACCCCTCGTGATTCCGAAAGGATACGATCTCGAGCTGGTAGTGTTAATGCGGAACACATACGATCCGGAGACGTGAGCGAAGCGCTCACAGAAGTTCTTCGTGAAGAGACCAGACTCCCGCGGGCTTCTACCCAAGAGGGAAAGGACCTCGATGGTGACAAGTCTGCTGCTCGTATTAAGTCGAGTAGCCAAACTGGTTCGGAGGGGCATGATCGTCCTCCGAAGAAGGCTAAAACGAATGGTTCAGACCATCGTCTCGGTGTTTCGGGTGAGATGGCTGTTGCTAAACCGTTTCATTGGCAATTTTCTCACTCCAAGGATTGTCCTATCACGGAGGATCCGGATAGCGTTCCTCACTTGGTGAGGCATTTCAAACCTGCTGGGTGTCCGCTTCCTTCTTTTCGAAATATGACGGAGCGTGAGGCTTATGTGAAGATGGCTGTCGCTCATGCTAAGGTTGTTCTATTTGATATTTGCTGCTTTTGAATCTTTGGTTCGTTTTGTTATTGCTGACTTGTTATGTTTCAGGCTATGGAGGCTAATAACGACTTCGCGGCGACTTTTGAAAAGCGCCTGCAGGATGTTCCGCGTTCTGACGAGCTTTATGAAATAAAGAAGGTCGTTCGGGAGCTAAAACTTGGTCTGGAGATGGCTCAGGATCGAGAGCGTGCTAATGCTGCTCAACTGGCCACTGTTGAGAAGCTGGGGAATCAGGCTGCTTCACTTGAGGCTCGTCTGCGAGTCATGAGTAACGAGAGGAAGTCGGCTATGGAGAAAGTTTCCTTTTTGGAGGCAAAATGTTGAATCTTCTGCTAATAAGTTCTCTGATGATCTTCGTCGCGCAACTTATGATGCTTAAAAGACTCTGGCAGATAGCTACTTGGATGTGCTGATATCTCTAAAGGagaagtgggagaagaagaaggccgCAACTGATTGCAAAGCTCGCTTTAGGGAGGTTATGGCAAATATAGATCTCTTGAAGGAGATTATGAACAACAATCTTTTGGCCTCAGATGAGTTGTTGCGTCTTCGAACGAAAGAGGTCGTCGGGTCGGAGCTCGATGTGATGGGGGTTTTGGATTTCTCCgttgagaagcttgatctgcCTCAGATTACGGAGGATCTGCCAGAAGATTTCTTTGCTAAAGTCCCTTCTGGGATGGACGACACGGGTGATAGGTCGAAGCGCGTGGGTGGCCAGTTCGAGGATGTTGAATTCGACGTCGAGGAGTAGTTTTAGGGATTTGacttttattttcgtttttccaTTTGTTTCTGTTgctttatctttttaataaagaaaGGATTTGTGAGTTTTTGAGTTGTTTGTCGTAACTTTTCCGTTTGCGCGAGGCCATTCTTTTGAGACCGTGCGTTGATTTGTCGTAGGTACTTTTATCGACATACGTTTGATGTAACAAAAGGTTTTGTTAACTTGTTTTGCCGTGCTCGTTAGCGGGGCGGGCTGTAACCGAAAACTTGATCAGGATCCTGGTTTACAGTCAACCGTTTAAGATTATTGCGATTTTTCGGATATAGGAGATTTAGCGAGCTCGATCTGCAAAGTGTAAGAACCGAATTTTAATAAAAGGTTGGTTTTCGGTTTGTTACAAAATTGAGATAAGGAAAGAAGCTTGTCTATCGATTCTGGGTCGATGCTGTCGTGTTTAGCGTTTTTTGGGTGTTGCGACGCGTATCCTTCGAGCTGTGTAATTGGTGGGTGACTGAACTCGTGTCGTGAGTTTCCTACGTACCCTCGGTGAAGGATCAAGTCATAACGTAGTTTGACTGTTTTTCCCTGGACAGGGTCTTTAGTTCGGCTGTTCGTGTACATGTGTACGTCTGCTGTTGGCCTTGGTCGCCCGATTAAGGTAGCACGTTCTGGAGCTCTTCTGACTGCCTCTAATGGTTTCGATTCCTTTTGGAGTCGGGAATTTCAGGCATTGGTGGTAGGTTGAGGGAACTGCCTTCATGTTGTATAGCCAGGGCCTTCTAAGGATTGCGTTGAATGGGGCCGAACGGTCTATCATGATGAATTCTACGATTTTCATGATTTCTCCCGCAGTTACAGCGAGCTCGATTGATCCGAAGGAGTATGTGGTTTCTCTTGCGAACCCGATGAGGGGGGTCCGTTCTTGCTTTAGGAGTGCTTTGGTGAATCCCATTCTTTTGAAAGCGTCGTAGAAGAGGACATCAGCCAAGCTTCCGGTGTCGATCATTACTCGAGATAGTTCACAGCCGCCGACGTCGCGTATTACGATAGCGTCGTCGTGTGGTTGGTCAAGATCTGTGGTCTCGTTTTCGGCGAAAATGATTTCGTGGTCGGGACCTGATAAGGGTTCTCTAACTCCTACGCTGTTTTCGGCTCTTTGTTGGTATGCCTTGATGGAGTTAACCGAGTTGCAAAATTTGGAGCCTCCGTAGATAAAGTCGATTCGTTGTTTGCCTTTGTGGTTTATCGAAAAGTCCCATCTTTTAGTAAGCGTTGGTTGGTATTGTCTCTGCCCCTAGACAGGTTGCGATTAAGGGTTCGCGTGCTGTCTTTCTTCTGAATTCGTGGGGCACTCGGTCTTTCTAGCAGTTCACGGATTCAGGCCATCTTCTGCTTTCGTTTGAAGTTGGGGATTTTCCTGAAAGGAGACCCCAGGTTTGGGTTGTATCGAGTAATGTTGGGAGGGGGAGTAGATTCGTTGAGATTCTCTTGTGTTCGGATTGTTATCGTAATGTCGATGGATATTTTCCCTtcgatttgtttcttgactctTTCAGGTGTATGATTTTCTGGTCCCCACGAGATCATGTCGACTCTTTTCTTCGGCGCTGGAGGGGAGAGCTTGGAGACTCTGGCTCAGTTTCTGCTTCTTTTATTCGAAGAGCCTTTAGTATTCCGATTAGATTTTAGGGTCCccggctcttcttcttcttcttcggtatCCTCGATGGTCTTTTTGTTTTCGCTTTGACTACGAAGTGCCGCTCGGCATTCCTCAGTCGAATGATCTTTCCGATCGTGGAATGTGCAGTGTTTGCTAGGGCCGTATGTAGACGATTTGTTTTGTGGAGAATTGTTTATAGCATACGAGTGTTGCCCTTTAGTTGTTGGTTCTTTAGGAGCAGTGTTCTTTTTGGCGATGTTATTTTTGTTTGCGCTATACTGTTCCTTCAAGGCTGTGACCTCCTCTTCGTGGGTAGCGAAGTATGAAGCTCGATGTAGGGCATCGTCAAATGAGATTGGTGCCCGTACTGCCATATCTTCCTTgaacttggatgagaaccaaACGCCGTTTTTTAACGCCGCCAGGGCTACGACTTCATTCGGGTGCGAGATCTTGGCTTTGATCTCCCTGAATTTGTATATGTATGTTCTCAATGGTTCGAAAGGTGCTTGCTTGAGATTCCAGAGGTCTGCCTCGGTGACCTTTGTTTCTATGAAAACCGAGTACTATTTGAGGAATGTACATACTAATGGGTGAAGTTGTCGATTGAGTTTTCTTCGAGCCCTGCGAACCATTCAGGAGCGGCCCCCAGTGAGATTTTCGGCAAAGAAGCGGCAGTAGCCACCCTCTTTTTCATCGTCGTTGAGGTGCGCTCTTGATATCGCTAGTCGAAAGGCTCGTACGTGGGCTTTCGGATCTGTGTTCTCTGCATACTCGGGAAATTTGAGTTTTCCGACATGGTGTAGCCTTACGCTGGCAATTTGGTTCGTGAATGGGGTTCTCCTCGTTTCCTCAATTACCATATCTATGTCTGGAGGGGAGCTCGTTGCCATATGGACGATGGCGTGTATTCTTTTGAGATTGGCATCGTTTCTTTCGATATAATTCTGGAACGTTCCAGTTTCGCTCGGGGTTCCCAGATTTTCTCTTTGAGGATCTGTGCCGATAGGTCTTCGGGTGTCGTAACCGCGAGCTTGTCCTATTGGTTCGCCGAATCCCGTTTGCTGGGCGGTTCTGGGAGCTGATGGAGTTCGATTCTCGGAGGTTAGGTTTCCGAGCGGCGGCATTCGATTTCTAGGCTACCTGGTTCTTTCCGTATATCTATTTTGCGATTGGATCGGAGTACTTTTTTGGGCTTGTAGTCCGGTGTCTATTTCGTCCAGCCCGCTGTAACTCAGACTTCGCTGCGGCATGCTCTGCTGCGGAGGTCGCTACGTTATATGGAAACGGAAGCGGAAACGCGGGAAGCGGAAATGCGGAAGCGGAATCGTATGGAAGAGTAGaaacaagtttttaaaaaaaataggaagcgaatccgtgttggaagcgtatatatatatatatatatatatataaattaaaaacccaCATATAaatgatagctcattgggagagggaagacactgcagagacgtcttctaggaactccaggaaccggaagagcgatcgtggcgggaaaggtatgtatgtgcacaacctcggcgcttgctccatgtctactaaggaggatgaacttgtaagttttttattattatttatctttatattttttaaataaatattttatatattttttggctaataatggcggtttttttagatcgaagcaaatgacggtaatcccgttgatcgtctccaactcattaaggtggctcacactaacaagacgacgggtcaaattcaggaccccgtgatcagaggtgtagttgatttggtggaagctgagatagtttctcaatctcagcctctctctgatgactgcgactccacgggagcttcaaccaacctgtctctattgcaaataaatgagatggttgaaaaggtaatttttttattattatatattttttttataatgtcgattacttacttgtccatatttacttactttaaatatttttgtaggcggttcctaaaaggaaaggaggccgtttagttgggttggcccgtcgtgcttcttcgtatccggcatcttcttcgcaagctccgtatgccgatcccatgattctcgaggagctacatgacaaagatgaacggattggggcattggaggagcagaacaccactatcctttcggagaatgccactatccgttcggagaatgccactatccttgctgagttggcatcccagaagaagttcaacaccgagattatgcagaagctagatcgtttgatgtcttcgagttcttcttagtttatttcggctttataaaactttcggaatgttttttttttctatttcggtttgtatgaattttaaactttatgaatgtttttttcctatttcggtttttatgaatttaaattttataatattattagttttaaatttccaattttttaaatttattaatatcaaaaaatatataaaaatgcaaaattaatttgtaaaaaaaaaagggtatataccgacggacaacggtcgtcggaatataccgacggacatatatccgtcggaatttaccgacaaactcatttccgtcggaatataccgacgaacgtggttcgtcggtatattccgacgactgatgtccgtcggtaaattccgacgcctacagttcgtcggaataaaccgaggaaccacgttcgtcggaattgtagttttccgatgaactctagtctcgtgtagccgcatcgtaatatcgtcggaagttcgtcagaatgacgtttcttggtattcgtcagaaagtcgtcggaatttctgacgaaattccgacgaattttttttttccgacgaaacgataccgacggacgggttcgtcggaaattcgtcggaatagaccgattccgacgaattaccgacgatttcggccatcagaatccccctgttttcttgtagtgggaaGCGGAAATGCGGAAGCGGAATCGTATGGAAGAGTAGaaacaagttttttaaaaaaataggaagCTAATccgtgttggaagcgtatatatatatatatataaattaaaaacccacatataaaataaatctgaaaatttaaaaatgtccAAAACCCACAAAGCATCGTTTGATTCCCTTAACTCCTTCTTGCAGAAGATGAGCCAGAACTCTAGTATAAGACTCAACATATGTATTACTGCAGAATTTGCATTCAAACCTCCACGATCCCCCTCCTGCTATCTTTTCAATTTTGTTCACATAAATCCATAAAGGTGCTTTATCATCCACAGCAGCATCATCGGATGAATTCATATTCCTGAAACAATTGTTAAAATTTAACCAACAAATTAAACATCCTATCTTCATAAAGTTCTTTTATGTATGCGGATACTTCACACAGTAATGatctaaatataaaaaaggcaattaactttaaaaaaattgtgatgaTGAAGACATTACCGTACGTTATGTCGCAGAAACAAAACGTTCTGTGCAGTCAAAGCACAATTTGATATTAAGTTATTAACATAAAACTTTAACTTTAGTTGAAGAATTCAAGTTCAATTTTACTTCCAACCATTACCAACCATTCACTCatcaaactatatataaaaagagGTTTATGTTTCTATAAAAGACAAAATTTCATCATCACACCAACACATTAGAAAAACATCTGTCGTAAAATCATGTTATCACTTATcaatagttttgtttttgttttctgataAACAAGAAGAACACATCTGAGAAAATTACCTTGTTAGTTCTCTGGCTCCagtatgaagaagaagaaagcagcGACAAGGAATGACGTTTCATTAACTTAGTCTTGCCACTTTTTAATTAGGGTTTTCATTAaggaaataaaacataaaacatatatttttttctattattttttaagttaCGATTccgatttcaaattttaacgCTTCCAAATAGGAATCACTGATTCCATTACGCTTCCAAAATCTATATTTCCGGATTCGCGATTCCACCACGCTTCCGAGCGCTTCCGAATCCGTTTCCGCTTCGGAACCAGGAACCACAACTTCAGGCACGCTTCCATGCAACGTAGGGAGGTCGTTGCGAGTTCTTTCCCATGTAGCATCCGAATCGGGCGCTCGGGATTTCTGGAGTACCGAAGGCTCCGACGTTTTGAGGATTTAGCGTTTCTCTTAATGGATCAGGAGGCGATTGGTGTCTCTCTCGGGCGTTAGCTCGATGCTCTGCGAGTTCCCGCTCGGCTTGGTCCAGTCGGTTGGCCATGGCGCGACAGGCGGACTTTTAGTTGCGAGCTTCGTCGATTAATGACGAGACCATTTCCCGAAGCTCGATCACTTCTTCTCGAGTCTGTGCTAG
This region of Brassica napus cultivar Da-Ae chromosome C5, Da-Ae, whole genome shotgun sequence genomic DNA includes:
- the LOC106398798 gene encoding uncharacterized protein LOC106398798; its protein translation is MASRRTTPRDSERIRSRAGSVNAEHIRSGDVSEALTEVLREETRLPRASTQEGKDLDGDKSAARIKSSSQTGSEGHDRPPKKAKTNGSDHRLGVSGEMAVAKPFHWQFSHSKDCPITEDPDSVPHLVRHFKPAGCPLPSFRNMTEREAYVKMAVAHAKAMEANNDFAATFEKRLQDVPRSDELYEIKKVVRELKLGLEMAQDRERANAAQLATVEKLGNQAASLEARLRVMSNERKSAMEKVSFLEEKWEKKKAATDCKARFREVMANIDLLKEIMNNNLLASDELLRLRTKEVVGSELDVMGVLDFSVEKLDLPQITEDLPEDFFAKVPSGMDDTGDRSKRVGGQFEDVEFDVEE